In Neorhizobium galegae, the following proteins share a genomic window:
- a CDS encoding putative bifunctional diguanylate cyclase/phosphodiesterase, whose protein sequence is MKSAGNPLPQVSQNELQAMAYSDALTGLGNRYRLRDKVRLLAAERAQDPAPFTICIANLDGFKPINDLFGAEAGDEILCQVAHRLKACIPDGATVTRHDGDEFAFILPLVFERIGAERIGQMIKDVLSAPYDLGDRNVRLSASFGFAIYPFAGADFEELLKSAETALYRSKRRGRGQITVYSREIAQEMKRATQLEQALRNAIIADAVDVHFQPIVRISDGGVVGFEALARWIDADLGFVSPAVFVPLAEERGFIDALSETLLHKAAEAALSWPRELFLSFNLSSAQLMDPGTTETILATLARVGLDPHRLELEITETAVMTSADTAQRIITDLRQQGVRISLDDFGTGQSSLGRLRDFTFDKVKIDRAFVSRITTDRASEHIVKAIIAMCDGLNLAVVAEGIEEKADADKLNELGCAMGQGYYYGRPADSAFTLRYLQEHYRDFMTIERA, encoded by the coding sequence ATGAAGTCGGCGGGAAACCCATTGCCGCAGGTCAGCCAGAATGAACTGCAGGCAATGGCCTACAGTGACGCCCTGACGGGTCTTGGAAATCGATACCGCCTGCGCGACAAGGTGCGCCTGCTGGCTGCCGAGCGGGCCCAGGATCCTGCACCCTTTACCATCTGCATTGCCAATCTTGACGGCTTCAAGCCGATCAACGATCTGTTCGGCGCCGAAGCGGGCGACGAGATCCTCTGCCAGGTCGCTCATCGCCTGAAAGCCTGCATTCCGGACGGCGCGACCGTTACCCGTCATGACGGCGACGAGTTTGCCTTCATCCTGCCCCTGGTCTTCGAGCGCATCGGTGCCGAACGTATCGGGCAGATGATCAAGGACGTCCTGTCCGCCCCCTACGATCTTGGCGACCGCAATGTCCGCCTGTCGGCCTCCTTCGGCTTCGCGATCTATCCCTTCGCCGGCGCGGATTTCGAGGAGTTGCTGAAAAGCGCCGAAACCGCGCTCTACCGCTCGAAACGTCGCGGCCGCGGACAGATCACCGTCTATTCCCGCGAGATCGCCCAGGAGATGAAGCGGGCGACACAGCTGGAACAGGCGCTTCGCAACGCCATCATCGCCGATGCCGTGGACGTCCACTTTCAGCCGATCGTGCGCATCAGCGATGGCGGCGTGGTCGGTTTCGAGGCCCTGGCGCGCTGGATCGATGCCGATCTCGGCTTCGTCTCACCCGCGGTTTTTGTGCCCCTTGCCGAAGAGCGCGGTTTTATTGACGCGCTTTCTGAAACGTTACTGCACAAGGCTGCGGAGGCCGCACTCTCCTGGCCGCGCGAGCTTTTCCTCTCCTTCAACCTCTCTTCAGCGCAGCTGATGGACCCCGGCACGACCGAGACCATCCTCGCGACTCTCGCACGCGTCGGCCTCGATCCTCATCGTCTGGAGCTGGAAATTACCGAAACGGCGGTGATGACTTCGGCCGATACGGCGCAGCGCATCATCACCGACCTGCGCCAGCAGGGCGTGCGCATCTCGCTCGACGATTTCGGCACCGGCCAGTCGAGCCTCGGGCGGTTGCGGGACTTCACCTTCGACAAGGTGAAAATCGACCGCGCGTTCGTCTCGCGCATCACCACGGACCGCGCGTCGGAACACATCGTCAAGGCGATCATCGCCATGTGCGACGGCCTCAACCTGGCCGTGGTCGCTGAAGGCATCGAGGAAAAGGCCGACGCAGACAAACTCAACGAGCTCGGCTGCGCGATGGGACAGGGCTATTATTACGGCAGACCGGCTGACAGCGCTTTCACCCTGCGCTACCTCCAGGAACACTACCGCGACTTCATGACCATCGAACGGGCTTGA
- a CDS encoding thermonuclease family protein translates to MPFFVITGKFHCVNYSPDGDTVRFAPNDLSELTLLQGVPAKVNARGHTSVRVEAIDALETHYGGRHQPLALANEARTALLAFLGISDVIWDSNQSSVLSAKDGIDGYILARATDKFGRIIAFLFPGAPSSPSGSEVFVRPAMLDASLNRFMLSEGLAFPTYYQTLFGELRTALTQTVQQARAANRGVYAVDRTNTLSTIENIGSLTETLVVMPKLFRRASDYVAEAGTIRGFKAALELNEEPVLDLVDLNYTHFDTFIEEVGDQIRLTRKPEDLVFDPMPERPGGEFRAMVNDMEPTLQEG, encoded by the coding sequence ATGCCATTCTTCGTCATTACCGGTAAATTTCATTGCGTGAACTATTCTCCAGACGGAGACACGGTTCGATTCGCCCCGAACGACCTGTCGGAGCTGACCCTTCTCCAGGGCGTGCCGGCCAAGGTGAATGCTCGCGGGCATACGAGCGTGCGCGTCGAGGCTATCGATGCTCTGGAGACGCATTATGGCGGCCGCCACCAGCCGCTGGCGCTGGCGAACGAGGCGCGTACCGCGCTCCTTGCGTTTCTCGGCATAAGCGACGTTATTTGGGACAGCAATCAATCAAGCGTGCTCTCGGCCAAGGATGGCATCGACGGCTATATCCTCGCTCGGGCTACCGATAAATTCGGGCGCATCATCGCCTTTCTCTTCCCGGGTGCCCCCTCCAGTCCTAGCGGCTCCGAGGTGTTCGTTCGACCCGCCATGCTCGACGCAAGCCTCAACCGGTTCATGCTGTCGGAAGGGCTGGCTTTCCCCACCTATTACCAAACGCTTTTCGGCGAATTGCGCACGGCGCTGACCCAGACAGTCCAGCAAGCCCGCGCCGCCAACCGGGGAGTATACGCGGTCGACCGCACCAACACCCTATCGACCATCGAGAATATCGGATCCCTGACGGAAACGCTCGTGGTGATGCCGAAACTCTTTCGTCGCGCGTCAGACTACGTTGCCGAGGCCGGAACGATCAGAGGCTTCAAGGCCGCATTGGAGCTCAACGAGGAACCCGTTCTCGACCTCGTCGACCTCAACTACACGCATTTCGATACGTTCATCGAGGAAGTCGGCGACCAGATACGTCTGACGCGCAAGCCGGAGGACCTGGTATTCGACCCGATGCCGGAACGGCCGGGCGGGGAATTCAGGGCGATGGTCAACGACATGGAGCCCACTCTCCAGGAGGGGTGA
- a CDS encoding PRC-barrel domain-containing protein: MKKTLSTMAAVVLLASTAIAPAFAQTQPTPPAAPAPATPAAPTDPAAKPADTAATPAPKTGTDTAAASGSYLTEQAENQISANDYIGKSVYNAEDKSIGDVNDLILEENGGIVAAVVGVGGFLGIGEKEIALPMDKITMTRDADSNNEVRLTTTETAEALQAAPEFKTLADKQAETDRTTTSSTGTSMPAGGATNPSTTPAAPSK, encoded by the coding sequence ATGAAGAAGACCCTTAGCACCATGGCAGCCGTTGTTCTTTTGGCGTCCACCGCCATTGCACCGGCATTTGCCCAGACCCAGCCGACGCCGCCGGCCGCCCCGGCTCCGGCAACCCCTGCCGCTCCGACGGATCCGGCTGCAAAACCGGCTGACACCGCCGCAACGCCGGCTCCGAAGACCGGCACCGACACGGCCGCCGCTTCCGGCAGCTACCTCACCGAGCAGGCTGAAAACCAGATCAGCGCCAACGACTATATCGGCAAGTCGGTCTACAACGCAGAAGACAAGAGCATCGGCGACGTCAACGACCTGATTCTCGAAGAAAACGGTGGCATCGTTGCAGCCGTGGTCGGCGTTGGCGGCTTCCTCGGCATCGGTGAGAAGGAAATCGCTCTGCCGATGGACAAGATCACGATGACGCGTGATGCGGACAGCAACAACGAAGTCCGTCTGACAACCACGGAAACGGCAGAAGCCCTTCAGGCCGCTCCGGAATTCAAGACCTTGGCAGACAAGCAGGCAGAAACCGACCGGACGACCACGTCCTCCACCGGCACCTCGATGCCTGCAGGCGGCGCCACCAACCCGTCGACGACACCGGCTGCCCCGAGCAAATAA
- a CDS encoding SMP-30/gluconolactonase/LRE family protein — protein MATTHAFEGRVLSSSLCELGEGPSLESETETLWWFDILGKGLHELHLPTGREIVHALPVMASALASIDAARQMIASDKGMFIRDRATGALSPYLELEPEKPGNRSNDGRVHPSGSLWIGTMGRKAEDGAGAIYHVRQGEVTKLFDRISIPNSICFSPDGAIGYYTDTRVNRLMRVSLDPATGLPNGEAEFLVDENGRPGGIDGSICASDGTIWNARWGEGAIDHYSADGQHLSRHLVPAKQTTCPAFIGKDRLAVTSAREGLDEAARAADPFAGSLFEIAVSIQCDPEPAYRL, from the coding sequence ATGGCGACCACACACGCTTTCGAAGGCCGTGTCCTTTCCTCCTCCCTGTGCGAACTCGGAGAAGGCCCATCCTTGGAATCGGAAACGGAGACGCTCTGGTGGTTCGACATTCTCGGCAAGGGATTGCACGAATTGCATCTGCCGACCGGGCGGGAGATCGTTCATGCGTTGCCGGTGATGGCCAGCGCGCTTGCCTCGATCGACGCCGCCCGACAGATGATCGCGAGCGACAAGGGGATGTTCATCCGTGATCGCGCGACCGGCGCGCTATCTCCCTATCTCGAACTGGAGCCGGAAAAGCCGGGCAACCGTTCGAACGACGGCAGGGTACATCCCTCCGGCAGCCTCTGGATCGGAACGATGGGACGAAAAGCCGAGGACGGTGCCGGCGCTATCTATCATGTTCGCCAGGGCGAGGTGACCAAGCTTTTCGACCGCATCAGCATCCCAAACTCGATCTGCTTCTCGCCGGACGGGGCGATCGGTTATTATACGGACACACGCGTTAACCGGCTGATGCGCGTATCCCTCGACCCGGCTACAGGCTTGCCAAACGGCGAAGCCGAGTTCCTGGTCGACGAGAACGGCAGGCCGGGCGGCATCGACGGGTCGATCTGCGCCAGCGACGGGACGATCTGGAACGCCCGCTGGGGCGAGGGTGCCATCGATCATTACTCGGCTGACGGCCAGCATCTGTCGCGTCACCTGGTGCCGGCAAAACAGACCACCTGCCCCGCCTTCATCGGCAAGGACCGGTTGGCCGTGACTTCGGCGCGGGAGGGACTGGACGAGGCCGCTCGCGCTGCCGACCCCTTTGCCGGCTCGCTGTTCGAAATCGCCGTTTCGATCCAATGCGATCCTGAGCCAGCCTATCGCCTATAA
- a CDS encoding helix-turn-helix transcriptional regulator has protein sequence MANTEKAEEARVFGGSVGEIADLKTQFDVFRFMKRVTEHYGCRTFMVLNLPHATSLELSNNTVITNWPAELMSLFDREGMMQTSPVLRRLRVSTIPFTFDLDTVPPERQGPAVRAMFGRFGLVRGAYFPVHDMSGSRGAVSFSGDGQLFTHQQMMELMYVSIHVFERLAEIRNLDVRTTDVLTDRETDCLNWTAAGKTSAEIAEILGLSEHTVNHYLNRAAKKLDTVNRTQAVAKALRIGLIK, from the coding sequence ATGGCCAATACCGAGAAAGCAGAAGAAGCTCGTGTCTTTGGCGGAAGTGTCGGAGAAATCGCTGATCTCAAGACACAGTTCGACGTGTTCCGGTTCATGAAGCGGGTAACCGAGCATTATGGCTGCCGCACGTTCATGGTTCTCAACCTGCCCCACGCCACGTCGCTCGAACTGTCCAACAACACGGTCATTACCAACTGGCCGGCGGAACTGATGTCTCTTTTCGACCGCGAAGGCATGATGCAGACCAGCCCCGTACTTCGGCGGCTGCGCGTCTCAACGATCCCGTTCACCTTCGATCTCGATACGGTGCCGCCCGAGCGGCAAGGACCGGCGGTCCGCGCCATGTTCGGGAGGTTCGGTCTCGTCCGTGGCGCTTACTTCCCGGTCCATGACATGTCCGGCAGCCGCGGCGCCGTTTCTTTCTCAGGCGATGGTCAGCTGTTCACGCACCAGCAGATGATGGAGTTGATGTACGTCTCAATCCACGTCTTCGAGCGCCTGGCGGAGATTCGCAACCTCGATGTGCGCACCACGGACGTGCTGACCGACCGCGAGACCGACTGCCTCAACTGGACGGCCGCCGGCAAGACCAGCGCGGAAATCGCGGAAATCCTCGGCCTCTCCGAACATACGGTCAATCACTACCTGAACCGCGCGGCCAAGAAGCTGGATACGGTCAACCGCACCCAGGCGGTCGCCAAGGCGCTTAGAATCGGTTTGATCAAGTAA
- the apbC gene encoding iron-sulfur cluster carrier protein ApbC, with protein sequence MADVTKEEVLVVLAKVRGPDLEGDIVSRGMVSDVFISDNKVYFSITVPAARANELEPLRVAAERTVKAMPGVKGALVTLTADRKAGSAPPPRPQPAAHSHSHGHAHDHAHGHPPQGQQPGQQPTQPQQREKPGVPGVGAIIAVASGKGGVGKSTTAVNLALGLQANGLRVGILDADIYGPSVPRLLNITGRPQQIENRIIKPMENYGLKAMSMGFLVDEETAMIWRGPMVQSALLQMLREVAWGDLDVLVVDMPPGTGDVQLTMAQQVPLAGAVIVSTPQDLALLDARKGIAMFRKVEVPLLGIVENMSYFLAPDTGKRYDIFGHGGARSEAERIGVPFLGEVPLTIDIRERSDAGTPVVASDPEGASAKIYREIAAKVWAELGSLTPRPAPAIVFE encoded by the coding sequence ATGGCCGACGTGACGAAAGAGGAAGTGCTAGTGGTTCTCGCCAAGGTGCGCGGGCCGGACCTGGAAGGCGATATCGTCTCGCGCGGCATGGTCTCGGACGTCTTCATCTCCGACAACAAGGTCTATTTCTCGATTACCGTCCCGGCAGCGCGGGCGAACGAACTGGAGCCTTTGCGCGTGGCAGCGGAACGCACCGTCAAGGCCATGCCGGGCGTCAAGGGCGCGCTGGTAACGCTGACGGCGGACCGCAAGGCCGGTTCAGCTCCGCCGCCGCGCCCGCAGCCTGCCGCTCATTCGCATTCGCACGGGCACGCCCATGATCACGCGCACGGCCATCCGCCCCAAGGTCAGCAACCGGGACAGCAGCCGACCCAGCCGCAGCAGCGGGAAAAGCCTGGTGTGCCGGGTGTCGGCGCCATCATCGCGGTGGCATCCGGCAAGGGCGGCGTCGGCAAGTCGACGACCGCAGTCAATCTCGCGCTCGGGCTCCAGGCGAACGGCCTGCGGGTCGGCATTCTCGATGCCGATATCTACGGGCCGTCGGTGCCGCGTCTCCTGAATATCACCGGCCGGCCGCAGCAGATCGAAAACCGCATCATCAAGCCGATGGAGAATTACGGCCTGAAGGCGATGTCGATGGGTTTCCTCGTCGATGAGGAGACGGCGATGATCTGGCGCGGGCCGATGGTCCAGTCAGCGCTGCTGCAGATGCTGCGCGAAGTCGCCTGGGGAGACCTCGACGTGCTCGTCGTCGACATGCCGCCAGGTACCGGCGACGTGCAGCTCACCATGGCCCAGCAGGTGCCGCTGGCCGGCGCGGTGATCGTTTCGACGCCGCAGGACCTGGCGCTTCTCGACGCGCGCAAGGGGATCGCCATGTTCCGCAAGGTCGAAGTGCCGCTGCTCGGCATCGTCGAGAACATGAGCTATTTCCTCGCTCCCGATACCGGCAAGCGTTACGACATCTTCGGTCATGGTGGCGCGAGAAGCGAGGCGGAACGGATCGGCGTGCCGTTCCTCGGCGAGGTTCCGCTGACGATCGACATTCGCGAACGGTCCGATGCGGGCACCCCCGTCGTCGCCTCCGATCCCGAAGGGGCGTCGGCGAAGATCTACCGTGAGATTGCCGCCAAGGTCTGGGCCGAGCTCGGTAGCCTCACTCCGCGACCGGCGCCTGCAATCGTTTTCGAATAG
- a CDS encoding magnesium transporter CorA family protein, with translation MINAYSATGSMKTLAPAEALRQLADDIVWIDLVEPNPQEDAYVEGLLGIQVPTRDDLKDIEPSSRLYVEKGSVFMTASLVWRADGKDPQLTDVAFILSGGRLITVRYAEPKSFQLFIASLSRLPEAGRDGATLLAKLLETIADRTAEILEQTVDHVDALSTDIFRDRGKRRPPQFLERKLADIAEYHRLISKVRDSLGSLARLLTFLMNVPLISQDKSDDNLCRTVARDVDSLSEHASYIAGNIAFLLDASLGLINVEQNSIIKIFSIASVVFLPPTLVASIYGMNFRFMPELEWHIGYPLAILAMLLSAIIPFFFFRWKGWL, from the coding sequence TTGATCAATGCCTATAGCGCCACTGGCTCGATGAAGACGCTTGCGCCGGCCGAGGCGCTGCGACAGCTTGCCGACGATATCGTCTGGATCGATCTGGTCGAACCGAATCCGCAGGAGGATGCCTATGTCGAGGGTCTCCTCGGAATTCAGGTTCCGACCCGCGACGACCTGAAGGACATCGAACCTTCGAGCCGGCTTTATGTAGAGAAGGGCTCAGTGTTCATGACCGCGTCGCTCGTCTGGCGCGCCGATGGCAAGGATCCGCAGCTCACCGACGTCGCCTTCATCCTCTCCGGCGGCCGGCTGATCACCGTGCGCTACGCTGAGCCGAAAAGCTTCCAGCTGTTCATCGCCAGCTTGAGCCGTCTGCCGGAAGCGGGGCGCGATGGCGCCACTTTGCTGGCAAAACTTCTGGAAACCATTGCCGATCGCACGGCCGAAATTCTCGAGCAGACGGTCGATCACGTCGATGCGCTGTCGACGGACATCTTCCGCGACCGCGGCAAGCGCCGCCCGCCGCAGTTCCTGGAGCGTAAGCTGGCCGATATCGCCGAATACCACCGGCTGATCAGCAAGGTGCGCGACAGCCTCGGTTCGCTCGCCCGGCTGTTGACCTTTCTCATGAACGTGCCATTGATCAGCCAGGACAAGAGCGACGACAACCTCTGCCGCACCGTTGCGCGCGATGTCGACTCGCTTTCGGAACATGCCTCTTACATCGCCGGCAACATCGCCTTTCTGCTGGATGCCTCGCTCGGGCTGATCAATGTCGAGCAGAACTCCATCATCAAGATATTCTCCATCGCGTCGGTCGTGTTCTTGCCGCCGACACTCGTTGCCTCGATCTACGGCATGAACTTTCGGTTCATGCCGGAACTCGAGTGGCATATCGGATATCCTCTCGCGATCCTCGCGATGCTCCTGTCCGCCATCATCCCCTTTTTCTTCTTTCGCTGGAAAGGCTGGCTTTAA